In Nitrospira sp., a single genomic region encodes these proteins:
- a CDS encoding WD40 repeat domain-containing protein — translation MAEQSPVSTVPAPTSQHPNIDFLEYWTTGAREVKTFRGHSHGIWSVAFAPDALTLASAGVDRLVRIWDIETGRLLRSLRGHTNDIRAVAFTPDGQTLATGSEDRTIRLWNPKTGEPLKLLFSRYDHNVCSLSLSPDGLMLARGSHNKDIKIWEVTTGTELMTLLGKDQFDHHWSVCVAFSPDGIHLASGTDIGKIKIWEVLPSGEEKVLHNGHWKEDEEDCTETRGYFIEDDGGFQKPMDYWIGAMTFTPDGKYLITGSRDQTIKIFEVPQGLERRILRGHTSWVRTLVVTPDGKVLISGGDDNTIRFWDLATGRCFRTIKTHTGAVRCVALSPDGLKLASASWDRTVKLWEGGAEPQE, via the coding sequence ATGGCTGAACAAAGTCCTGTTTCGACGGTTCCGGCGCCGACATCACAGCATCCCAACATCGACTTCTTGGAATATTGGACCACGGGAGCCAGAGAGGTGAAAACCTTCCGGGGACACTCCCACGGAATTTGGTCCGTCGCCTTTGCCCCTGATGCACTCACGTTGGCCAGCGCCGGTGTGGACCGTCTCGTCCGCATCTGGGACATCGAAACCGGACGGCTCCTTCGTTCCCTGCGCGGCCACACCAATGACATCAGGGCCGTGGCCTTCACGCCGGACGGGCAGACATTGGCGACCGGAAGCGAAGACCGGACGATCAGACTGTGGAACCCCAAGACCGGTGAACCGCTGAAGCTCCTCTTCAGTCGATACGATCACAATGTCTGCAGTCTGTCCCTCTCGCCGGACGGCTTGATGCTGGCGCGCGGCAGCCATAACAAGGACATCAAGATTTGGGAAGTGACGACCGGAACCGAACTGATGACCCTGCTGGGTAAGGATCAGTTCGATCACCATTGGTCGGTCTGTGTGGCCTTTTCTCCCGACGGCATCCACCTGGCCAGCGGGACGGACATCGGCAAGATCAAGATTTGGGAAGTCTTGCCGAGCGGGGAGGAAAAAGTCCTGCATAACGGGCACTGGAAAGAGGACGAAGAAGACTGCACCGAAACACGCGGATACTTCATCGAAGATGATGGTGGATTTCAGAAACCGATGGACTACTGGATCGGGGCCATGACGTTCACTCCGGACGGCAAATATCTGATCACAGGCAGCCGGGACCAGACGATCAAGATATTCGAAGTTCCGCAGGGTCTCGAACGCCGGATACTCCGGGGACATACGAGCTGGGTGCGAACGCTGGTGGTGACGCCGGACGGTAAGGTGCTCATCAGCGGAGGCGACGACAATACGATCCGATTCTGGGATCTGGCGACGGGCCGTTGCTTCAGAACTATCAAGACACATACAGGCGCCGTTCGCTGCGTCGCCCTGTCTCCAGACGGGCTCAAGCTGGCCAGCGCGTCATGGGATCGGACGGTGAAGCTGTGGGAAGGCGGCGCGGAACCCCAGGAATAA